The genomic segment CGAGCGCGAAGCCGCCCGCCACCGCCGAGCGCACGCCGCTGATCGCGTCCTCGACGGCGGCGCTCGCGGACGGCTCGACGCCCAGCATCCGGGCCGCCTCGACGAAGACGTCCGGCGCGGGCTTGGACGCCAGGTGCTCCCGCTCGGCGATCACGCCGTCCATGACGACGGCGAATCGGTCGCGGATGCCGGCGGCGGCCAGCACCTCCTCGGCGTTCTTCGAGCTCGAGACCACGGCCACCGGGGTGCCGGCATCCGCCAGCAGGTCGAGCACCCGCAGCGACCCGGGGTACGCGGTGATGCCCTCGGCCCGCAGCACGCGCTCGAAGACGGCGTTCTTGCGGTTGCCGATGCCGCACACGGTGTCGGCGGTCGGCGGATCGGAGGGATCGCCCCACGGAACCTCGACGTCGCGCGAGCGGAGCAGGCTCGCCACTCCGTCATACCGCTTCTTCCCGTCCAGGTGATCGAAGTAGTCGCGCTCCGTGTACGCCGGCGTGATGTCCCAGGCGGCGAAGAGCTCCTCGAACATGGTCCGCCACGCGTGCATGTGCACGTCGGCGGTCGGCGTGAGGACGCCGTCGAGGTCGAAGAGCACGGCGTCGAAGGACGTCAGATCGGGCAGGGCGTCGGGAGCCACAGAACCTCCGAGGGCGGGGTGAGGTGCATCGGCACCTGGGGGCGCCGTTCAGCAAGCGTAATGCGGGCGCAGGCCCGCTTCACACCCTCGGATCAGGGCCGTGCGGCACCCAAGGTCTGACGCGCGATCTCGAGCTCTTCGTCGGTCGGGACGACGAGGACCGTCACGGCCGAGGCATCCGTCGAGATGATCCGGATGCCGCGCTCCGGCGCCTCGTTGCGGACGGGGTCGATCTCCACGCCCGCGAAGCCCAGTGTCGCCAGCGCACCGGCTCGCACCGCCGGGGCGTTCTCGCCGACGCCGGCTGTGAAGGAGATGACGTCGGCGCCGCCCAGCTGCGCCAGATACGCCCCGGCGTACGAGCGCAGCCGGTGGACGTACACCTCGAACCCGAGCATGGCGCGCTCGTCGCCGCGCGCGATGGCGGCGCGGATGTCGCGCAGGTCGTTGGATCCGGCGAGCCCCAGCAGCCCGCTTCGCCTGTTCACCAGGTCGTCCAGCTCGTCGATCGACATCCCGGCACGTCGAGAGAGGTGGAACAGCGCGGCCGGGTCGATGTCGCCCGATCGGGTGCCCATGACCAGACCCTCGAGCGGCGTGAAGCCCATCGAGGTGTCGATGGATCGGCCGCCGTCGATCGCCGTCACCGAGGCCCCGTTGCCGAGGTGGAACACGATCTGCTTGAGCTCGCTCAGCGGGCGCCCCAGGAAGGCTGCCGCCGCGTCGCTCACGAACTTGTGGGAGGTGCCGTGGAATCCATAGCGGCGGATGCGGTGGGATGCCGCGATCTCGGCGTCGATCGCGTACGTGTAGGCGGCCGGTGAGAGGGTCTGGTGGAATGCCGTGTCGAAGACCGCCACGTGGGGCACGTCGGGGAACGCGGCCCGCGCCGCGCGGATGCCGGCGAGGTTGGCCGGGTTGTGCAGCGGCGCCAGCACCGCGAGCTCGTCGATGTTGATCTCGACGAGGGGGGTGATCAGCGTCGGCTCGAAGAACCGCGCGCCGCCGTGGACGACGCGGTGCCCGACGGCGCCGGGCGGCGAGTCGGTGAGCGACGGCCCATCCGACTCGAACGCTTCGAGCATGACGCCGAACCCTGCCGTGTGATCGGCGATCGGCAGCTCGCGCGTGCGGGTGGCGTCGAGGAACGCCGCCGCCGGGCCGTCCGTCGGCGCTGCGTACACGGTGTGCCGCGCAACCCCGAGAGCGTCGCCGATCCGCTCCACGAGCCCCGAGGCGAGCGTGCGCTCGGTGTCCATGTCGAGCAGCTGGTATTTGAACGAAGACGAGCCGCTGTTGATGACGAGCACCGGGGTCATGCGCTCACTCCCCCTGCGCCTGGATCGCGGTGATGGCGATGGTGTTGACGATGTCGTCCACCAGCGCACCGCGCGAGAGGTCGTTGATCGGCTTGTTCAGGCCCTGCAGCACCGGGCCGATCGCCACGGCGCCGGCCGAGCGCTGCACCGCCTTGTAGGTGTTGTTGCCGGTGTTGAGGTCGGGGAAGACGAACACCGTCGCGCGACCGGCCACCGCGGAGCCCGGCATCTTCGCCGCCGCAACGGCGGCGTCGGCTGCGGCGTCGTACTGGATGGGGCCCTCCACGGGCAGCTCGGGGGCGCGCGAGCGCACCAGGGCCGTGGCATCCCTCACCTTCTCGACATCCGCACCCGATCCCGACTCGCCGGTCGAGTACGACAGCATCGCGATGCGGGGGTCGATCCCGAACTGCGCCGCGGTCGCAGCCGACGAGATCGCAATGTCGGCGAGCTGCTCGGCGGTGGGGTCGGGGATCACGGCGCAGTCGCCGTAGACGAGCACGCGATCGGCGAGCGCCATCAGGAAGACGCTGGAGACGACAGAGACGCCGGGCTTGGTCTTGATCACCTCGAAGGCGGGCCGGATCGTGTGGGCGGTGGTGTGCGCCGCCCCCGACACCATGCCGTCGGCGAGGCCCAGGTGCACCATCATCG from the Microbacterium atlanticum genome contains:
- a CDS encoding HAD family hydrolase translates to MAPDALPDLTSFDAVLFDLDGVLTPTADVHMHAWRTMFEELFAAWDITPAYTERDYFDHLDGKKRYDGVASLLRSRDVEVPWGDPSDPPTADTVCGIGNRKNAVFERVLRAEGITAYPGSLRVLDLLADAGTPVAVVSSSKNAEEVLAAAGIRDRFAVVMDGVIAEREHLASKPAPDVFVEAARMLGVEPSASAAVEDAISGVRSAVAGGFALVVGVDRGAGSADLSDAGAHVVVKDLEEFTR
- a CDS encoding acetate/propionate family kinase gives rise to the protein MTPVLVINSGSSSFKYQLLDMDTERTLASGLVERIGDALGVARHTVYAAPTDGPAAAFLDATRTRELPIADHTAGFGVMLEAFESDGPSLTDSPPGAVGHRVVHGGARFFEPTLITPLVEINIDELAVLAPLHNPANLAGIRAARAAFPDVPHVAVFDTAFHQTLSPAAYTYAIDAEIAASHRIRRYGFHGTSHKFVSDAAAAFLGRPLSELKQIVFHLGNGASVTAIDGGRSIDTSMGFTPLEGLVMGTRSGDIDPAALFHLSRRAGMSIDELDDLVNRRSGLLGLAGSNDLRDIRAAIARGDERAMLGFEVYVHRLRSYAGAYLAQLGGADVISFTAGVGENAPAVRAGALATLGFAGVEIDPVRNEAPERGIRIISTDASAVTVLVVPTDEELEIARQTLGAARP